A window of Equus przewalskii isolate Varuska chromosome 6, EquPr2, whole genome shotgun sequence genomic DNA:
TATGCCTGAATCCTCACCTTCATACTCCCATGTACTTTTTCATCTTCAACCTATCCTTCATAGATCTCTTTCACTCTCTGGTCATTACTCCTAAAATGCTGATGAGTTTTGTGTTGGAGAAGAATATCATCTCTTTTGAAGGATGTATGACTCagctgttttttttctgtttctttgtccatTCTGAGTGCTATGTGTTGACAGCCATGGCCTATGATCGCTTTGTAGCCATCTGTAAGCCCCTGCTGTACACAGCCaacatgtgccctcagatctgttcTCTGCTGATGTTTGGTTCATATGTAATGGGGTTTGCTGGTGCCATGCTCCACACAGGGGACATGGTCAGATTGTCTTTTTGTGGTtccaacatcattaatcattacaTGTGTGAcatcttccccctcctccagctctcctgCAGCAGCACCTATGCCAATGAATTGGTGGATTCCATTATTGTGAGCACAGTTGTAATAATATCCagcttcattattttcatttcttatgctTTGATCCTTTCCAGTATCCTCCAGATCTCATCAGCTCAGGGTTTGTCCAAAGCCTTCAGCACTTGTAGCTCCCACATAATTACTATCGCCTTATTCTATGGTTCCGGCTTATTCACACATCTGAAGACATCTTCTTCTGGTTCTGAAGACCAGGGGAAGTTCCTCTCAGTATTTTATACCAATGTAGTGCCCATGTTGAACCCCCTCATCTATAGTCTAAGGAACAAGGATGTCAAACTTGCTCTGGAGAAAACCCTGAAGAGAATTGCAAACTAAGCAGAACCAATGTTATTGGGTtgttggtatgtgtgtgtgtgcttgtatatgtatgtgtttccCCATAATTTTCTTCAGAACAAGATTTTTGCTTTAACTACTTTTTTTCCTCAAGCATGTCATTTAAACATGCTAACATGTTATTGAATCTCGTGATTATTCTCAGTTCCATACTTACTCACTTAACTGAGCTTTATTCTTAACAGTATGGTCCTGAAATTCAaccccatttcttttcctttttagacCACCTCTCACTTGCCCCTTTCCATGTATTTTTCATACATAAGCAAACATTATAGTGAAACACTGTCTGATGAAGTCACTCCTCTTTGTTTTCCctaaaaacaattatatatagccttttctttttaaagcattttagcAATGTCTACTGTATTATAAGAGATTAGGCTATAAAGTTAAAAGCTTCGCAgattttcagagttcttttaGTCATGATTTCTGTACGTGGTTTCTTAACTCACAGATGGGGAAAGGTAACTTGGTGagcttttggttttttatttttatttcattcctgaGGATGGGTAAGAATGAGTGAGGGTCACCAATCTGCCCATCTTCTTTGAACTCACTGGAGATAAAAATTACAGACATTTCTTGAGAAGCATGGCTATGTTTCAAAGCATTGAGCAAATGGTCTGATgtaatagaaggaaagaagattgCCACTGTCCTGTCTGCTGATCAGCTTTTTTCTCCTAGTGTTTTTATAATTCTTGAAAAATCTTGAGATCTGTaagtaaatcaaataaaattcacAGCTTAGTGAGTGTCCTTGGTTTCAAAATAAAGTGTCAAATTCAACAAGAGGCTTCTATGCCCAAGTGTACAAAAAGAATTCCCCTTTGCATAGGTTGGAAGCTTCTGTTCAAGACATAAAAACAAGAATGGGCAGAATTTTTCCCTGAAGGGCTTTAtgctttcaattttaaattttctctctagATAAGATagaattaacatttgttgagttcttACCAGGAgctgttactttttaaatgtatcataATGTAAGTCTCAATgccctgttttatagatggagaaactgagattcagctcaaggtcacacaagtagTTCACAGCAGAGCCCAGATTTATACCCAAGCCATCTAACTTCAAACCCTGTGTCCTTTCCACATTATCATTTCGCTTCTCAGGATGGAATTGAAAAAAACAGGAAGtgttagaaaaaggagaaaaaatctgaaaaattattttggaatcaGCTTGAAAGTGAGAGTAAGAATTACACTCTTAGCCAAAAATCCCTGCAGTGAAAGCATGGCCCCTTAAGGTTTTCCACCAAACTATAGAAATGCTTATGCTTCTAGAAATCTTTAATCTGGCTTCTTATAATAATAGgtataatatagtataatattGATGATGCACGACAGAATCACCATGgacattttaaaagtgagataactaattattatgatattttacatttgtaaatataataaaaacctaGTGTTTTCATAatgcaaaatatcaaaaatagagCTCTACCAAATTTCTTGTTTTATGCATATACAGAGACACAATgctaatttctttcctttgatgaTTCTCAATGGGATCAAAGGAAGACACTGTCTTAGGTGCTGCATCAGGGACTATGGAAAGCTCAACAGAGGCTCAGTGGTATCTGTGAGATATTTATGCTTAGGCAAAAGGAATCACACACATTAGCTTATAAGAATAAGTGTGGAACATGCTAATACCAGTTAGGAACTGAGAGAAATTAAcctaattaatttaaattaatttaatctgACTTTTATAATAGCATTGGGGATATGatctataatatatatgtataatatatttatgtgtatatcaGACTATCATAATTTTGCTTAGATTTCTGTCTAATCAAGCAGAATTTTACCATCTGGtgttcacttcttccttctttcccctacACATGCTTAGACTAGAATCTGGCAAAATAAATACTCATGAAATTTATATCTTGAATTTGtttgatataaattttattataaaacaaattaaaagtttGTTAGTAAAAACTTTCATGATTTTCATAAAAAGAGCTTTCTTTAAATTCATAGCTATAAATCTTCAATACTGAAAAAAGACACTGGTttgatatagaaataaatgtcattttttctaGTATAACACATTTATCTTTAAAACTGACAATGTTTCTGAGTAAATAGCACTCCTATTTGCAAAATATCTTGTTCTTTCTGAAGAACTTGAAtctcctttgaaacacaaaagaatTGTTTGCTTTGGTTAcaacataaattagaaaaaaaacatgcaattttaacttcaaaaactaaaaagaaatagagttGTGTTGCATTTacttatatatatgaaattaaaaaacctGTCTCCAGAATTCAATCTAAAGCCTACAACAgtagaatataataaaatcaagtaaataaattAGCTGAGCATGCAAAGTGGCTGTGgcacttttaaaacacaaaaattcatCATGGTAGATAAAATCTTGTCTCAGAGTGGCAGCAGAAACAGTAGAGACATCCCTCCCTATTTTGCAGCCTCATGCCTGGCTTGAACCATGGTGAACTGGTtgcatttcagtttctttctttcctttttttccctgagtaagattcaccctgagctaacatctgctgccaatcttcctctttttgtatgtgagctgctgccacagcattgccaCTGACAGACCAGTCatgtagctctgtgcctgggaaccaaaccctgggctgctgaagtggagcatgccaaacttaatcaaTAGGCCACTGGGGCTTGCCcacatttcagtttcttcatgagGACTGAAAGTGGCATTGCCCTAAATCTAAGGCCAGTAGAATGCTAGGTATCAGATACTACACTGGGAAAACAATCATTTATGATTTGGTGTGTTACCTTCAAGTCTTGTTGCACCTGCAGGTACATTTAGGGGGAAATTGGTGTGATATTACACATAAAGTTATGCACTTTTTTtccctagctttattgagataaagctgacaaaaaaaattatatgtatttaaggtGTGCACCATGATAATTTGAAATACAcgtacattatgaaatgattaccacaatcaaactaattaacatatccattacctcacatTTTTTTGGGTGTGAtgaataaaaacacttaaaatctaCTTTCAGCTAATTTCCAGTacagatccccagaacttattcatcttataattgaaagtttgtaccctttgaccaatatatCCTCATTTCCTCCACTCTGTacgccctggtaaccaccattctactctctgattctatgattttgacttttttaggttccacatataagtgagatcatacagtatttgtttttctgtgcctggcttatttcatttagcatactGTCTTCAcgttccatccacgttgttgcatatggcaggattttcttctttttatggctgaataatattccattgtgtatatatatatatatatatatatatatatatatatatatatatagaacacattttctttacccattcacccattgatggacacttttattttattcttagttattttgaataatgctgcaataaatatggtgcagatatctcttcaagatcctgatttcatttccttggatatatacccagaaatagaattgctggatcatatgttagttctatttttaatttttttttttgaggaagattagccctgagctgactactgccaatcctcctctttttgctgaggaagactagccctgagctaacatccatgcccgtcttccactactttatacatggaactcctaccacagcatggcttttgcctagcagtgccatgtctgcacccgggatctgaaccagcgaaccctgggccactgagaagtggaacatgtgcacttaaccactgtgccaccaggtcagcccctatttttaattttttgaggaacctccatactgttttctatagcgACTGAACCaattttacattgccaccaacagtgtaAGAGTGTTcccttatctccacatcctcaccaacacttgttatctcttgtcattttgacaatagccatccttacaggtgtgaggtaatagctcattgtggttttgatttgcatttccttgatggttAGAGATGCTGAGCACCTTTCCGTGTACCTATTgttcatttgtatgtctttggaaaaatgtctattcaggtcatttgcccattttttaatcaggtttttttttcttattgatttacatgaattccttatatattttggatattaaccccttatgagatACATGGtttacaaatactttttcccattctacaggttgtcttttcattttgttgattgtttgctTTGCTCTTTCACTTGGTTTTATGATCACTTGCTGTCAGGGGCATTTTCCCCTGGCACTAAAGATTTCTTCTTATGAAGGCACTGTTCCTGATGCTGTGCTCTCTCTTGCCTCTTAGACCTTTCACTGCTATTTCTTCTTAGGATGCGGTTTCCTCTGGAAAGTTTCCTTTTACCACATTCTCTTACCACCATCACACCTCTAcctagatttttctcctttcttatgtGTATATGTAGAATTGTAGAATGTGTATAATGTAGAATTAATAACTCATGATATTAGAGAAATACCACTTCTTGGTATTGGggttctttttaattatttagtcTTTGAGTCCATAATGCATTCACatagttcaaaattcaaaaggtacataAAGAATATACAGTGAAAAGTTTCCCTTATATTCCTGTCCCCCAGCCACCCAGTTGTTCTTCCAGGAGGGACCCAGTACTATCAGTTACTATCAATgctttcagtgatgttttattcatatataataaaattcGTATATATGCAAGCGATGGAAGCACAGTGGGACAGCTGGGAACCATTTGTGTGCCTATAGCAGTGTCCAGGAGCTGTGTTAGCTGTATGGAGCAGCGGTTTGGCCAGACTGTTCCTGCTGAAATACACCCTGCTCTTGGCCTCTGGAATTGCCTTGGTTCTGTCTGTTCTCCAAGTATGGTTTTACAACCTTACACCAAGTCTCTGCATCTCCAATATTCTTTCTCTAAACTCCTAGGGTCACTTTCtatcatttgtaaatataaatcCTGATACAGTCTTTTTCCCTTGCATCAATATAAGCCAAATCATGGACTAACTGGAAGAAGATATATATGTGAAAAGTTaaacattgggaaaaaaaaaaggttttaggGTGTTTTGATTCATAATTAATAATTGAAAGTAACAGTTTTTGTAACAGTCTCTGTACCTCActtatcaaaacataaaattctaGCTTCCTACTCTGAAAAGCAATATCATCAGCTTTCCTAATATTGAGTCCTCTTTCATGTAACATCAACCTCATCTGCTACAATTTTGAGATTTTGCTGCTGAAAACTATGAGAGATAAATTACATGCGAATTTTGCTTCTGTTAAAAAATATGGGGAATACAGGATCAAAAGACTTACATCACCTGAATTGCCTAATTTTGGCTACGTTCAAATCACACTAGGATATTTGATGATAATACCTTGGCACATTGGTGCCCAGCTAAATTCAACATAATGTTAATTTTACTCACCATGGACTCTAGAACCCACAATATTTATTCAGGATTAAAAGTAGAGCTGaaaaggggctggcctagtggtgtagtggttaagtttgcagactccactttggcagcccagggttcactggtttggttcctgggtacagacctagacactgctcattaagccacgctttgacggcctcccacatacaaaatagaggaagattggcacagacgttagtgtagggacaatcttcctcaagcaaagaggaagattgacaagaatattagctcagggccaatcttcctcaccaaaaaaaaaaaaagaactgaagagaaTTAATAGGGAAGACAGAATGTGCTAGATAATGCTCACTGTCTCTCAGCTCTACACGTCTTTCCTGTGTAGATCCAAGGTTAGACACCTACTGCCTGTGTAACAAACACATCATTGATACAATGACAAGTTAAACGTGGCCCTTGTCCTGGAAGAGCTTAAAGTATATGGTGGAGTCGGACAAGCAGTTTTGTTCTCACAGTGAGGATAACAGGTGTATTGGTACCCAAGCATGTAAGATTGGTTTAAGAGGCTTAGAGACTTAATAGAGAAAGTAATGTttaaagagagaacagaagaaggaaatgacAACTTAACAAAAGGTAAAGTGTGTATTGTCAGATGGGAAGTTGAAAGCATGACAGGGAAGAGAATGTTTTAGAAGCAACAGCATGAGAAAAGGGCCAAAGGCGACAGAGCATGATGCATTCCTGGAAGAGCATAAGACTACAATGGAATGTGTATGGCAATTACAAATTAGGATTGTAAGGAAATCCAGCAAAATATTAATAGCAGTAAATTCTGGGAGATATGTAAGGTGTGGCCTAGGATTTAGGATGAGGATCTAGTCAGTCTCAGCAGAGGCTGGAATGTAATTAGGTATCCGAAACTAAGGCTGGGCACCAATAGAAGAAGCTAGGGTAAATTCCAAAAGGCCAAAAAGATGCAAGTTCCCAGAGATTTAGCATATGCCCACCAAATATTGAACTTAAGAATGCAAGCTAATGTCCCTGAGTGATGGGCATAGGTATCCATATTGCCCATCTTGGTTATTTATTGGATATTATATTTATATCCAATGGTATGGATGAACCTG
This region includes:
- the LOC103551596 gene encoding olfactory receptor 8C8-like; protein product: MAMENDSSVTEFILVGFTDQPQFQLPFFFLFLLNYMVTVVGNLSLINLICLNPHLHTPMYFFIFNLSFIDLFHSLVITPKMLMSFVLEKNIISFEGCMTQLFFFCFFVHSECYVLTAMAYDRFVAICKPLLYTANMCPQICSLLMFGSYVMGFAGAMLHTGDMVRLSFCGSNIINHYMCDIFPLLQLSCSSTYANELVDSIIVSTVVIISSFIIFISYALILSSILQISSAQGLSKAFSTCSSHIITIALFYGSGLFTHLKTSSSGSEDQGKFLSVFYTNVVPMLNPLIYSLRNKDVKLALEKTLKRIAN